A part of Thermococcus sp. LS1 genomic DNA contains:
- a CDS encoding ATP-binding protein — MGCQKPNYFSTAPKTRVCDLFGRDYHVHKFERWMLNPNRRFFIITGPRRVGKTSFLYSTLNELHKSKNYQTIVIDVRKVISMNKNYPEKPISQKMTGLLSGKKRFKEIFPFAKITVKLPFIEVAWENKEELSLAEIFDALGETDHTFVIAFDEAQELRYGQNDLRELFASVLDSPELQNIKLIFTGSQVGILEKWLAVDDGDSPLYGRFEKRIHLNRFSPNETIRFLEEGFEQNEFDDYDFDELILAYDEVGGTPGWLIDYANDRLEGYTHRKALKNMIEKAKRNVISEFKQLRKDKKKESNYEKVMRVIAKKVHERGYATFGEIKNYMGLNDSTVRELLIKLEDYGYIEQVGHNRYTIFDPIVVNVFIDV, encoded by the coding sequence ATGGGATGTCAGAAGCCGAACTATTTCAGTACGGCACCAAAAACCCGTGTATGCGATCTTTTCGGAAGGGACTATCACGTACATAAGTTCGAAAGATGGATGCTGAATCCAAACCGGAGATTCTTCATAATTACCGGCCCTCGAAGAGTTGGTAAAACGAGCTTTCTCTACTCCACACTCAACGAGTTGCATAAATCAAAGAACTATCAGACCATTGTAATTGACGTGAGGAAAGTAATCTCAATGAACAAAAACTATCCAGAAAAACCCATCTCCCAAAAAATGACTGGACTCTTATCGGGAAAAAAGCGTTTCAAAGAAATATTCCCCTTTGCAAAAATAACCGTGAAACTCCCGTTCATCGAGGTAGCGTGGGAAAATAAGGAAGAGCTTTCCCTCGCCGAGATATTCGACGCTCTAGGAGAAACAGACCACACTTTCGTAATAGCCTTTGATGAAGCGCAGGAACTGAGATATGGACAAAATGACCTCAGAGAACTTTTTGCATCGGTACTTGATTCGCCAGAGTTACAAAACATAAAACTTATCTTCACCGGTTCACAAGTTGGCATACTCGAAAAATGGCTTGCGGTTGATGATGGCGATTCCCCGCTCTATGGACGCTTTGAAAAACGTATCCACCTCAACCGTTTCAGTCCCAACGAAACAATACGCTTCCTTGAGGAGGGCTTTGAGCAAAACGAGTTTGATGATTATGATTTCGATGAACTCATACTCGCGTACGATGAGGTAGGTGGCACGCCGGGCTGGCTCATTGATTATGCAAATGACCGCCTTGAAGGCTACACTCACAGAAAAGCGCTCAAAAACATGATCGAGAAGGCGAAAAGAAACGTGATAAGTGAGTTCAAGCAACTGAGAAAAGACAAGAAAAAAGAATCAAACTACGAAAAGGTCATGAGGGTCATCGCGAAGAAAGTTCATGAGAGGGGATATGCGACGTTTGGGGAAATAAAGAACTATATGGGTCTAAATGATTCCACGGTGAGAGAATTACTCATCAAGCTTGAGGATTATGGATACATTGAACAGGTAGGTCATAACAGATATACAATTTTTGACCCTATTGTAGTGAATGTGTTCATTGATGTATAA